A portion of the Achromobacter sp. MFA1 R4 genome contains these proteins:
- the dnaX gene encoding DNA polymerase III subunit gamma/tau → MTYLVLARKWRPRSFDTLVGQDHVVRALTHALDTQRLHHAWLFTGTRGVGKTTLSRILAKSLNCETGITSKPCGVCRACTEIDAGRFVDYLELDAASNRGVEEMTQLLEQAVYAPGAGRFKVYMIDEVHMLTGHAFNAMLKTLEEPPPHVKFILATTDPQKIPVTVLSRCLQFNLKQMPADSIVGHLQAVLGQEEVGFEVPALRLIGQAASGSMRDALSLTDQAIAYSAGNLTEDAVRGMLGTIDQRHLVRLLDALSTGDAKGVLAVADELAIRGLSYAGALADLAVLLSRVAIEQRVTGVTAAEDPLAADIARLAQALHPDAVQLFYSVAVHSRGELTLAPDEYAGFIMACLRMLSLNGDAGPQTALEAPAAPARQAAAEPAVAAASHANAAAGAAAGADADTATRAPAIAAPSSHASTGNGAPSHAASGNAAANQAAAGDAAAPSEGGAAHDARADAATSAPVVPAAAAAETPAATTTPAATAAAAPAAEPTTAPVAPASATLAADPQVANAPAAASVAPDPAAASLASRAPADPAGVPQAQPPATPAPSPQPAGSHGVPPWEDLPADASDAPTGAAAAKAQGSAALAVTPAAAAIAASPAMDDADGPPAWVDEEIPFEAEGGFVPDGGFTSDPDDDFETLATTPSTAPVAPAPKRAGPAPGRKRASRARLSDMDSASWPELAARLPVTGLAAELARQSEWAGVQGDAIVLRVAVKTLAESESRVRLQTVLCEHFGQGIRLDVQVGVTGDATAHAVAKAETAARQLAAENAVAEDPFVQALLADFGGHVVPGSIRHVDSPAAA, encoded by the coding sequence ATGACTTATCTGGTATTGGCCCGCAAGTGGCGGCCGCGATCGTTCGATACCCTGGTGGGACAGGATCACGTGGTGCGCGCGCTCACCCATGCGCTCGACACGCAACGCCTGCATCACGCCTGGTTGTTCACCGGCACCCGGGGCGTAGGCAAGACCACGCTCTCGCGCATCCTGGCCAAATCGCTCAACTGCGAAACCGGCATCACCTCCAAGCCTTGCGGCGTCTGCCGCGCCTGCACCGAAATCGATGCCGGGCGCTTTGTCGACTACCTCGAGCTGGACGCCGCGTCCAACCGCGGGGTCGAAGAGATGACCCAGCTCCTGGAGCAGGCGGTCTACGCGCCGGGCGCGGGGCGCTTCAAGGTCTACATGATCGACGAAGTCCACATGCTGACCGGGCATGCGTTCAACGCCATGCTCAAGACGCTGGAAGAGCCGCCGCCGCACGTCAAATTCATCCTGGCCACCACCGACCCGCAGAAGATCCCGGTGACGGTCCTGTCGCGCTGCCTGCAATTCAACCTGAAGCAGATGCCGGCCGACTCCATCGTCGGCCACCTGCAGGCCGTGCTGGGCCAGGAAGAGGTCGGTTTTGAAGTGCCGGCCCTGCGCCTGATCGGCCAGGCCGCGTCGGGTTCGATGCGCGACGCCTTGTCGCTCACCGACCAGGCCATCGCCTACAGCGCGGGCAACCTGACCGAGGACGCCGTGCGCGGCATGCTCGGCACCATCGACCAGCGCCATCTCGTCCGCCTGCTGGACGCCCTGTCAACGGGCGACGCCAAGGGCGTGCTGGCCGTGGCCGACGAGCTCGCGATCCGCGGGTTGTCCTATGCCGGCGCGCTGGCGGATCTGGCCGTGCTGCTGTCGCGCGTGGCCATCGAGCAGCGCGTGACCGGCGTCACGGCGGCCGAAGACCCGCTGGCGGCCGACATCGCGCGTCTCGCGCAGGCGCTGCATCCAGACGCCGTGCAACTGTTCTACTCCGTCGCGGTGCATAGCCGCGGCGAATTGACCCTGGCGCCGGATGAGTACGCGGGCTTCATCATGGCGTGCCTGCGCATGCTGTCGCTCAACGGCGATGCCGGGCCGCAAACCGCGCTGGAAGCGCCTGCCGCGCCCGCCCGCCAGGCCGCGGCCGAACCGGCGGTGGCCGCCGCCTCGCACGCCAACGCTGCGGCGGGGGCTGCGGCGGGAGCTGACGCGGATACGGCAACGCGCGCCCCGGCAATCGCCGCGCCGTCCTCCCACGCGTCCACGGGCAATGGCGCCCCAAGCCATGCCGCCTCGGGCAATGCGGCGGCCAACCAGGCTGCAGCAGGCGATGCGGCTGCGCCCAGCGAGGGCGGGGCAGCGCATGACGCCCGAGCCGATGCGGCCACGTCCGCTCCCGTGGTGCCCGCAGCCGCAGCCGCAGAAACACCGGCAGCCACAACTACACCCGCAGCCACAGCTGCCGCCGCACCCGCAGCCGAACCCACAACCGCGCCCGTCGCCCCCGCGTCCGCCACTCTTGCAGCCGATCCCCAGGTCGCCAACGCCCCGGCCGCTGCCAGCGTTGCGCCCGACCCGGCGGCCGCCAGCCTCGCGTCCCGTGCACCGGCCGATCCTGCCGGCGTCCCGCAGGCGCAACCCCCGGCCACCCCCGCGCCCAGCCCGCAACCGGCTGGCAGCCACGGCGTTCCCCCATGGGAAGACTTGCCCGCTGACGCTTCCGATGCGCCCACCGGCGCCGCGGCTGCCAAGGCACAGGGCTCGGCCGCGCTGGCGGTGACGCCCGCCGCGGCAGCCATCGCGGCGTCGCCGGCCATGGACGACGCCGACGGTCCGCCGGCCTGGGTCGACGAAGAAATACCCTTTGAAGCCGAAGGCGGGTTCGTGCCCGACGGCGGCTTCACCTCCGATCCGGACGACGATTTCGAAACGCTGGCCACCACGCCCTCGACGGCGCCGGTGGCGCCTGCCCCCAAGCGTGCAGGCCCGGCGCCTGGCCGCAAGCGCGCGTCGCGCGCCCGCCTGTCCGACATGGATTCGGCGTCATGGCCCGAGCTGGCCGCCCGCCTCCCCGTGACCGGCCTGGCCGCCGAACTGGCGCGCCAGAGCGAATGGGCCGGTGTGCAGGGCGATGCGATCGTGCTGCGCGTGGCGGTCAAGACCCTGGCCGAAAGCGAAAGCCGCGTGCGCCTGCAAACCGTCCTGTGCGAACATTTCGGGCAAGGCATACGGCTGGACGTGCAGGTCGGCGTCACCGGCGACGCCACGGCCCATGCCGTGGCCAAGGCCGAGACCGCGGCGCGCCAGTTGGCCGCCGAGAACGCCGTGGCCGAAGATCCCTTCGTGCAGGCGCTGTTGGCGGATTTCGGCGGTCATGTCGTGCCCGGCTCGATCCGCCACGTAGATTCCCCGGCCGCCGCCTAG